A genome region from Geoanaerobacter pelophilus includes the following:
- a CDS encoding cytochrome c biogenesis CcdA family protein — translation MIELGISSILLAVGAGLASVMSPCVLPVVPIIMAGAERKDRLRPMILVMGLSLSFMIMGAISSLFGAMLVGRTRYIEIAGSIVIIALGLMVIFDISIFKRITALSNLHVKGEGRLGAFVLGMALGLVWVPCVGPFLSSILTMVGTNGQLTYGITLLGFYSMGLAVPMLILAYSSHLLQSRIKALARHDKVFRYASGAILVGFGLYAVVIGNFAF, via the coding sequence ATGATCGAACTCGGCATCTCCAGCATACTGCTTGCAGTCGGAGCCGGACTGGCAAGTGTGATGTCGCCATGTGTTCTTCCGGTTGTCCCGATCATCATGGCCGGAGCTGAGCGTAAAGACAGGCTCAGACCAATGATTCTGGTGATGGGGCTCTCACTGTCATTTATGATAATGGGAGCCATATCCTCGCTTTTTGGCGCCATGCTGGTTGGACGTACCCGATACATAGAGATTGCCGGTTCTATAGTCATCATTGCACTGGGTTTGATGGTGATCTTTGATATCAGCATCTTTAAGAGGATAACCGCACTATCAAACCTCCATGTAAAGGGCGAAGGGCGACTCGGTGCGTTTGTTCTCGGCATGGCGCTTGGTTTGGTATGGGTCCCGTGTGTCGGGCCTTTCCTGTCGAGTATTCTGACCATGGTGGGAACAAATGGCCAACTGACATACGGCATTACCCTGCTCGGCTTTTACTCGATGGGATTAGCAGTGCCGATGCTGATACTGGCCTATTCGTCTCATCTCCTGCAAAGCAGGATCAAGGCGCTGGCACGACATGACAAGGTCTTTAGGTACGCATCTGGCGCGATTCTTGTTGGATTTGGGTTGTATGCTGTCGTAATCGGCAATTTTGCGTTTTAA
- a CDS encoding thioredoxin family protein: MKKAFFSLLTLTLLATATIALAAATAPLSTPELKQTIGANGKPTLVFFQNPNGGPCKAQKGILDKLSQDRKGNFNIASVNAMNKNDQKAFYDYGVRSLPSLVLVDKSGKISRVFPPGIQSQETLSASLDGVK, encoded by the coding sequence ATGAAGAAAGCATTTTTCTCGTTACTGACACTGACTTTGCTGGCAACAGCGACTATTGCTCTGGCCGCTGCAACCGCGCCATTGAGTACACCCGAACTGAAGCAGACCATCGGTGCCAACGGCAAACCCACCCTAGTATTTTTCCAGAACCCTAACGGTGGACCATGCAAGGCGCAAAAAGGGATTCTCGACAAACTGTCGCAGGATAGAAAAGGGAATTTCAATATCGCCAGTGTGAATGCCATGAATAAGAACGATCAGAAAGCATTTTACGATTACGGCGTCAGAAGCCTTCCATCACTGGTTCTGGTAGATAAGTCCGGAAAGATTTCACGCGTATTCCCTCCTGGAATCCAAAGCCAGGAAACACTCTCTGCTTCACTGGATGGCGTTAAATGA
- a CDS encoding arsenic resistance protein yields the protein MWALLTKLNKNLLLAIPTMMLLGFAFGAVFDAGFLKSWIVPFTFLMVYPMMVTLKLKKVLEGGDGKAQLLTQFINFAIVPFVAYGLGRLFFAQQPYMALGLLLAALVPTSGMTISWTGFAKGNLEAAVKMTVVGLILGSLATPFYVQWLLSAHVTVDTPAVMKQIAVIVFLPMVAGYATQQWLIKRFTQKVFQETWAPRFPGLSTIGVLGIVFIAIALKARAILATPESLFQIFIPLSILYVTNYLLSTIVGKLFLKRGDAIALVYGTVMRNLSIALAVAMNAFGTAGSDAALVIALAYIIQVQSAAWYVKLTDKMFGKVAT from the coding sequence ATGTGGGCGTTACTGACAAAACTGAACAAGAACCTGCTGTTAGCCATTCCAACCATGATGCTGCTTGGCTTTGCCTTCGGTGCAGTGTTCGATGCCGGATTTCTAAAAAGTTGGATTGTACCGTTCACCTTCCTGATGGTCTACCCGATGATGGTAACTCTCAAACTGAAAAAGGTACTGGAGGGTGGAGACGGCAAGGCTCAGTTGCTGACCCAGTTCATCAATTTCGCGATCGTACCTTTTGTCGCATATGGCCTCGGCAGGCTCTTTTTTGCCCAGCAGCCGTATATGGCCCTTGGCTTGCTACTGGCTGCATTGGTACCGACAAGCGGCATGACCATCTCATGGACCGGTTTCGCAAAGGGTAACCTTGAAGCAGCTGTCAAGATGACAGTAGTCGGTCTTATTCTCGGTTCACTAGCGACACCGTTCTATGTTCAGTGGCTTCTCAGTGCTCATGTGACCGTTGATACGCCTGCGGTCATGAAGCAGATTGCGGTTATCGTTTTCCTGCCAATGGTTGCCGGTTATGCCACCCAGCAGTGGCTGATAAAACGCTTTACGCAAAAAGTCTTCCAGGAGACCTGGGCTCCACGCTTCCCGGGGCTGTCAACAATCGGTGTCCTGGGGATTGTGTTCATCGCAATCGCACTCAAAGCACGCGCAATACTGGCGACTCCGGAGTCATTGTTCCAAATATTCATCCCACTTTCGATTCTTTACGTAACCAACTATCTGCTCAGCACCATTGTCGGGAAGTTATTCCTTAAACGCGGAGACGCTATCGCGCTGGTCTACGGCACAGTCATGCGCAATCTGTCGATTGCCCTTGCAGTGGCCATGAATGCTTTCGGAACCGCTGGATCGGATGCGGCTCTGGTAATCGCCCTAGCCTACATCATTCAGGTTCAGTCGGCAGCCTGGTATGTAAAATTAACGGATAAAATGTTCGGCAAAGTTGCGACCTGA
- a CDS encoding DUF302 domain-containing protein, with translation MQWAELYQKETDKPLIQFVADLKSAAGSRGFSIHNESGMNMANSFGAHGVEVAQWFDLHMIQICKPEKAAASLQANPERAPLMPKFVMIFSRDGRTQVRFLVYNRPMIETLVGDPAFADSLAESYAAIKTMIEAAL, from the coding sequence ATGCAATGGGCGGAACTTTACCAGAAAGAGACAGATAAACCCCTCATACAGTTTGTGGCGGATCTAAAGAGCGCAGCAGGCTCAAGAGGTTTCAGCATCCACAACGAAAGCGGCATGAATATGGCCAACTCCTTTGGTGCTCACGGAGTAGAGGTGGCGCAATGGTTTGACCTTCACATGATCCAGATCTGCAAACCTGAAAAAGCGGCGGCTAGCCTCCAGGCTAATCCGGAGCGCGCACCCCTGATGCCAAAGTTCGTCATGATATTTTCCCGTGACGGCAGGACTCAGGTGCGGTTTCTGGTCTATAACCGTCCAATGATCGAGACACTGGTCGGCGACCCGGCCTTTGCCGATTCCCTAGCCGAGAGTTACGCTGCAATCAAAACCATGATCGAAGCGGCTCTCTGA
- a CDS encoding rhodanese-like domain-containing protein yields MQPQELLKRITSKKAPAVVDVRTAFEFKKGHIPNAIHAPTWKIMLRMAPIPSDKNAEMVVTCEHGPRAQIVKSLLGFFGYRNVTLLEGHMAAWRQAGRPQDV; encoded by the coding sequence ATGCAGCCTCAGGAACTATTGAAGAGAATTACATCTAAAAAGGCGCCCGCTGTTGTAGATGTACGCACCGCTTTTGAATTCAAAAAAGGCCACATTCCCAACGCCATCCATGCTCCGACATGGAAAATAATGTTGAGAATGGCACCCATCCCTTCAGATAAAAACGCCGAAATGGTAGTGACCTGCGAACATGGTCCCCGCGCACAAATTGTCAAAAGTTTACTGGGGTTTTTCGGCTATCGGAATGTGACACTGCTTGAAGGACATATGGCAGCATGGAGACAAGCCGGACGGCCTCAGGACGTATAA
- a CDS encoding class I SAM-dependent methyltransferase produces the protein MLQDPTNQYIATILSHCDIRGKDVLEIGCGKGRITRDLAKYARRVVAVDPDACAIDYARTSFYANNVLFMQALKGVPDSSIGNFDIVIYTLSLHHVPETEMSKSLLSAAALLGKDGTIVVIEPGDGGSFTEAKERFGAGSGDERPAREAAIRNMLEMNGWTMGETIAFRTQFRFDDDDDFLSSMLPNYPQQPESFVNDVRRFLEQHRTADGIILEADRRLNVLRPSEYVNSHD, from the coding sequence GTGCTTCAGGACCCTACAAATCAGTACATTGCCACGATTCTGTCCCACTGTGATATTCGTGGCAAGGACGTCCTTGAAATAGGGTGCGGCAAGGGGAGAATTACCCGCGACTTGGCGAAATACGCCAGGCGTGTGGTTGCTGTAGACCCGGATGCTTGCGCCATAGATTACGCACGGACCTCCTTTTATGCGAATAATGTTCTGTTTATGCAGGCACTGAAGGGGGTTCCGGACTCTTCAATCGGCAATTTCGACATAGTCATCTACACCCTTTCACTTCATCATGTTCCTGAAACGGAAATGTCAAAAAGCCTGCTGTCGGCTGCTGCCCTTCTCGGTAAAGACGGAACTATTGTTGTCATCGAGCCTGGTGATGGCGGGTCGTTCACCGAAGCAAAAGAGCGCTTCGGTGCAGGTAGCGGCGATGAACGGCCTGCACGTGAAGCAGCCATACGTAACATGCTTGAAATGAATGGCTGGACTATGGGAGAGACTATAGCATTTCGCACCCAGTTCCGGTTTGACGATGATGACGACTTCCTGTCAAGCATGCTGCCGAACTATCCTCAACAGCCTGAATCTTTTGTCAATGACGTCAGGCGGTTTTTAGAACAACACCGTACTGCTGACGGCATAATCCTTGAGGCTGATCGACGTTTGAACGTGTTACGGCCATCTGAATATGTGAACTCCCATGATTAA